The following are from one region of the Etheostoma spectabile isolate EspeVRDwgs_2016 chromosome 17, UIUC_Espe_1.0, whole genome shotgun sequence genome:
- the vax1 gene encoding ventral anterior homeobox 1, whose protein sequence is MEVRYNQETDGMGLKNGLKKGKDDKDSHGSMSKSFLKEQQDSFSPSGTVDNCEKNRGSTGDPDYCRRILVRDAKGSIREIILPKGLDLDRPKRTRTSFTAEQLYRLEMEFQRCQYVVGRERTELARQLNLSETQVKVWFQNRRTKQKKDQGKDSELRSVVSETAATCSVLRLLEQGRLLTPPGLPGLLPHCGSALRPPSVAMGSNGSSSSSNGGGGGTAGGSPPLPAVTSSGTVAGLQSSAAAHSLFSFPMPSLLGGVASRMPSNPLSMAGSLAGNLQELSARYLSSSAFEPYSRTNGKESMDKKILE, encoded by the exons ATGGAAGTCAGGTACAATCAAGAGACCGACGGGATGGGACTGAAGAATGGACTAAAGAAGGGAAAAGATGACAAGGACTCCCACGGCAGCATGTCCAAAAGCTTCCTCAAGGAGCAGCAGGACTCCTTTTCCCCATCCGGGACAGTGGACAACTGCGAGAAGAACAGGGGGAGCACGGGGGACCCGGACTACTGTCGGAGAATACTAGTCCGAG ATGCTAAAGGCTCCATCCGGGAGATCATCCTGCCCAAGGGTTTGGATCTGGACCGGCCCAAGAGGACCCGCACCTCCTTCACTGCAGAGCAGCTCTACCGGCTAGAGATGGAGTTTCAGAGGTGCCAGTACGTGGTCGGGAGGGAACGGACAGAACTGGCCCGGCAGCTCAACCTGTCCGAAACTCAG GTGAAGGTCTGGTTCCAGAACCGGCGCACTAAGCAGAAGAAGGACCAGGGGAAGGACTCGGAGCTGCGCTCTGTGGTGTCAGAGACAGCAGCGACCTGCAGCGTGCTCAGACTCCTGGAGCAGGGCCGGCTGCTGACACCCCCGGGCCTGCCGGGCCTGCTGCCCCACTGCGGCTCCGCCCTGCGCCCTCCCTCCGTGGCCATGGGCAGCAAcggcagcagtagcagcagcaatGGGGGCGGCGGCGGCACAGCGGGGGGCAGCCCTCCTCTACCTGCCGTCACCAGCTCAGGGACCGTGGCGGGCCTGCAGAGCTCAGCGGCGGCTCACAGCCTCTTCAGCTTCCCCATGCCCTCCTTACTGGGCGGCGTCGCCTCCCGCATGCCCTCCAACCCCCTGTCCATGGCCGGCTCGCTGGCCGGAAACCTGCAGGAACTCTCTGCCCGTTACCTGAGCTCCTCTGCTTTTGAGCCTTATTCGCGGACCAATGGCAAAGAATCTATGGACAAGAAAATTCTGGAATGA